A genomic region of Ensifer adhaerens contains the following coding sequences:
- the purM gene encoding phosphoribosylformylglycinamidine cyclo-ligase, whose product MSQSGKNGLTYSDAGVDIDAGNLMVEKIKPHVRSTRRPGADGEIGGFGGLFDLKAAGFTDPVLVAANDGVGTKLKIAIDANKHDTVGIDLVAMCVNDLVVQGAEPLFFLDYFATGKLDPDQGAAIVAGIASGCREAGCALIGGETAEMPGMYSGGDYDLAGFAVGAAERGQLLPAGDISEGDAILGLASSGVHSNGYSLVRKIVALSGLAWDAPAPFGEGTLADLLMTPTRIYVKPLLKAIRETGAIKALAHITGGGFPENIPRVLPKHLAAEIDLDAIKAPKVFSWLAQTGGVAANEMLRTFNCGVGMIAVVPADKAAEVASVLTGEGETVFTLGRMVARDEGAAGTIYKGNLAL is encoded by the coding sequence ATGAGCCAGTCGGGAAAGAACGGCCTCACCTATAGCGACGCGGGCGTGGATATCGACGCCGGTAACCTGATGGTCGAGAAGATCAAGCCGCATGTGCGCTCGACGCGGCGCCCCGGCGCCGATGGCGAAATCGGCGGCTTCGGCGGCCTGTTCGACCTGAAGGCGGCAGGCTTCACCGACCCGGTTCTGGTTGCTGCCAATGACGGCGTCGGAACCAAGCTCAAGATCGCGATCGACGCCAACAAGCATGACACCGTCGGCATCGACCTCGTCGCCATGTGCGTCAACGACCTGGTGGTCCAGGGCGCCGAGCCGCTGTTCTTCCTCGACTACTTCGCAACCGGCAAGCTCGATCCGGACCAGGGTGCGGCCATCGTCGCCGGCATTGCCAGCGGCTGCCGCGAGGCGGGCTGTGCACTGATCGGCGGCGAGACCGCCGAAATGCCGGGCATGTATTCGGGCGGCGATTATGACCTCGCGGGCTTTGCTGTCGGCGCTGCCGAACGCGGCCAGTTGCTGCCGGCCGGCGACATCTCCGAAGGCGACGCCATCCTCGGCCTCGCCTCGTCGGGCGTCCACTCCAACGGCTATTCGCTGGTGCGCAAGATCGTCGCGCTCTCGGGCCTTGCCTGGGATGCCCCTGCCCCGTTCGGAGAAGGCACGCTTGCCGATCTCCTGATGACGCCGACGCGCATCTATGTGAAGCCGCTCCTGAAGGCGATCCGCGAAACCGGCGCGATCAAGGCGCTCGCCCACATCACCGGCGGCGGCTTCCCCGAAAACATTCCGCGCGTGCTGCCGAAGCATCTCGCTGCCGAGATCGACCTCGACGCGATCAAGGCGCCGAAGGTCTTCTCCTGGCTCGCCCAGACCGGTGGCGTTGCCGCCAATGAAATGCTGCGCACCTTCAATTGCGGCGTCGGCATGATCGCCGTCGTTCCGGCCGACAAGGCTGCAGAGGTCGCTTCTGTGCTGACCGGCGAGGGCGAAACCGTCTTTACGCTCGGCCGCATGGTCGCTCGCGACGAAGGTGCCGCCGGCACGATCTACAAGGGCAACCTCGCTCTATGA
- a CDS encoding AI-2E family transporter, with amino-acid sequence MDIKVSGSGLQRQVIFWMLVLGAFIAFLMVFSSILLPFLAGMALAYFLDPVADRLERLGLSRLMATVVILIGFVVVFVLALMIIIPVVVSQASDFIANIPGYASKLQVLVNEAQTRLIPDWLASQMPSIKQSSGKLLEQGAAFVGTLFQQIWNSGVALLDVISLLVVTPVVAFYILLDWDRMVEKVDSWVPRDYVSDVRQIARDMNATIAGFVRGQGSLCVILGLYYGIGLSLVGLNFGLLIGLFAGMISFIPYVGSMVGLVLAVGVALVQFWPDYLWIGLVLAVFFSGQFMEGNILQPKLVGKSVGLHPVWLMFALLAFGALFGFVGLLVAVPAAAAIGVLVRFGIQRYLDSDLYHGHGKAVEKKAKSDKAA; translated from the coding sequence ATGGATATCAAGGTCAGTGGTTCCGGATTGCAGCGCCAGGTCATCTTCTGGATGCTGGTGCTTGGCGCCTTCATTGCCTTCCTCATGGTCTTCAGCTCTATCCTGCTGCCGTTCCTTGCCGGCATGGCGCTTGCCTATTTCCTCGATCCGGTGGCCGACCGTCTCGAGCGCCTCGGCCTCAGTCGCCTGATGGCGACGGTCGTCATCCTGATCGGTTTCGTCGTCGTCTTCGTGCTGGCGCTGATGATCATCATTCCCGTGGTCGTCAGCCAGGCTTCGGACTTCATTGCGAACATCCCCGGCTATGCGTCCAAGTTGCAGGTGCTCGTCAATGAAGCACAGACGCGGCTCATTCCCGATTGGCTGGCGAGCCAGATGCCGTCGATCAAGCAGAGTTCAGGCAAGCTGTTGGAGCAGGGGGCGGCCTTCGTCGGCACGCTCTTCCAGCAGATCTGGAACTCCGGCGTGGCACTGCTCGACGTCATTTCGCTGCTCGTCGTGACCCCCGTCGTCGCCTTCTACATCCTGCTCGACTGGGACCGGATGGTGGAGAAGGTCGACAGTTGGGTGCCGCGCGACTACGTCTCGGATGTGCGCCAGATCGCCCGCGACATGAACGCGACGATCGCCGGTTTCGTGCGCGGTCAGGGCTCGCTCTGCGTCATTCTCGGCCTCTATTACGGTATCGGCCTGTCTTTGGTCGGCCTCAATTTCGGCCTGCTGATCGGCCTCTTCGCCGGCATGATCAGCTTCATCCCCTATGTCGGCTCGATGGTCGGCCTCGTGCTTGCCGTTGGCGTCGCCCTGGTGCAGTTCTGGCCGGACTATCTCTGGATCGGCCTTGTGCTTGCCGTCTTCTTCAGCGGCCAGTTCATGGAGGGCAACATCCTCCAGCCGAAGCTGGTGGGCAAGAGCGTCGGCCTGCATCCGGTCTGGCTGATGTTTGCCCTGCTCGCCTTCGGCGCGCTCTTCGGCTTCGTTGGCCTGCTGGTGGCGGTGCCGGCGGCAGCGGCCATCGGCGTGCTTGTCCGCTTCGGCATCCAGCGGTACCTTGATAGCGATCTCTATCACGGGCACGGCAAGGCAGTGGAAAAGAAGGCGAAGAGCGACAAGGCCGCCTGA
- a CDS encoding virulence factor family protein — protein MIRVANAWKCLISAALLLSASILPALAEDAPKSYDAGMIPSPRIMLPKEKAAALVVLLSDAGGWTDKEQAVADTLTGDKTVVIGVDLKAYLASLAKDDGDCIYMVSDIESLSQQIQRAIGSDSYQLPIVAGVGAGGAMALAIAAQTPPATIGQTLAVDPEEGIALKKQLCTPAEKVKKGDRMVYGLTDGPLPDPVSVVFSPEASADGRSHVAALIAKHSDVDQEDSDDDAFTTLSDHLSDIIDSESDAGNPFGLPLTILDAKPTRDTMAVIYSGDGGWRDIDKEVGDVLQQQGVPVVGFDSLHYFWSERDPQVTADDLAKVMSYYRKHWNVRNVLLIGYSFGADVLPRTFNLLPSGEKAHVRQVTLMALSHMVDYKVSVLGWLGAEGDGKGGDPLDDIKRIDPALVQCIYGMDEEDDACPELKGTGVDVIGIDGGHHFDEDYPALTRRVLDALDRRLASAK, from the coding sequence ATGATCCGTGTCGCGAACGCCTGGAAATGTCTCATCTCGGCGGCGCTGCTGCTTTCGGCTTCCATTCTTCCCGCTCTCGCGGAAGACGCGCCGAAGAGCTACGATGCCGGGATGATCCCGTCGCCGCGCATCATGCTCCCCAAGGAAAAGGCGGCCGCACTCGTCGTGCTGCTTTCGGATGCTGGTGGCTGGACGGACAAGGAGCAGGCGGTTGCCGATACGCTCACCGGTGACAAGACCGTCGTCATCGGTGTCGATCTCAAGGCTTACCTCGCGTCGCTCGCCAAGGATGACGGCGACTGCATCTACATGGTCTCCGACATCGAGTCGCTGAGCCAGCAGATACAGCGCGCCATCGGCAGCGATTCATATCAACTGCCCATCGTCGCCGGCGTGGGTGCCGGTGGTGCCATGGCGCTCGCGATTGCCGCCCAGACACCGCCGGCCACGATCGGCCAGACGCTGGCGGTCGACCCGGAGGAGGGGATAGCGCTCAAGAAGCAGCTCTGCACGCCGGCCGAGAAGGTGAAGAAAGGCGACCGCATGGTCTACGGCTTGACCGACGGCCCCTTACCGGACCCGGTCTCCGTCGTCTTCTCGCCGGAAGCCTCCGCGGATGGGCGTTCGCATGTGGCTGCGCTCATCGCGAAACATTCGGATGTCGATCAGGAGGACAGCGACGACGACGCCTTCACGACCTTGTCCGACCACCTCTCGGACATCATCGACAGCGAGAGCGACGCCGGCAATCCGTTCGGCCTGCCGCTGACCATTCTCGATGCCAAGCCTACGCGCGACACGATGGCGGTGATCTATTCGGGTGACGGCGGCTGGCGTGACATCGACAAGGAGGTCGGCGACGTCCTCCAGCAGCAGGGTGTTCCCGTCGTCGGTTTCGATTCCCTGCATTACTTCTGGTCGGAGCGCGATCCCCAGGTGACGGCGGATGATCTCGCCAAGGTGATGAGCTACTACCGCAAGCACTGGAACGTCCGCAACGTTCTGCTGATCGGTTATTCCTTCGGTGCCGATGTCCTGCCTCGAACCTTCAACCTGCTGCCGTCGGGCGAAAAGGCGCATGTGCGCCAGGTGACGCTGATGGCGCTGTCGCACATGGTCGACTACAAGGTCTCGGTGCTGGGCTGGCTGGGCGCGGAAGGCGATGGCAAGGGCGGCGATCCGCTCGACGACATCAAGCGCATCGATCCGGCGCTCGTGCAGTGCATCTACGGAATGGACGAAGAGGATGATGCCTGCCCCGAATTGAAGGGCACAGGCGTCGACGTCATCGGCATCGACGGCGGTCACCACTTTGACGAGGACTATCCGGCACTGACACGGCGCGTGCTTGATGCCCTCGATCGCCGGCTGGCGTCGGCGAAGTGA
- the purN gene encoding phosphoribosylglycinamide formyltransferase, producing the protein MTTEVSTGKKRVVVFISGGGSNMLALAKAAAEPGFPAEIVAVIADKADAGGLDKAAALGIPTRSFLRKDFDSKDAHEAAILAELDRLSPDIICLAGYMRLLSATFIQRHEGRILNIHPSLLPLFPGLHTHQRAIDAGMKVAGCTVHFVTEGMDEGPILAQAVVPVLPGDTSESLATRVLTVEHRTYPMALRLMAEGKVRMEGGRAVSQSAAEANATLISPAA; encoded by the coding sequence ATGACGACTGAGGTCTCGACGGGCAAGAAGCGGGTCGTCGTCTTCATTTCGGGCGGCGGCTCCAACATGCTGGCGCTGGCGAAAGCGGCAGCCGAGCCGGGCTTCCCGGCCGAAATCGTCGCGGTTATCGCCGACAAGGCAGATGCCGGCGGCCTCGACAAGGCGGCGGCACTGGGCATTCCGACACGCAGCTTCCTGCGCAAGGATTTCGACAGCAAGGACGCCCACGAGGCAGCAATCCTTGCCGAGCTCGACCGCCTGTCGCCCGACATCATCTGCCTGGCCGGATACATGCGGCTACTGTCGGCAACCTTTATCCAGCGCCATGAAGGACGGATCCTCAACATCCATCCCTCGCTGCTGCCGCTTTTCCCCGGCCTGCACACCCATCAGCGCGCCATCGACGCCGGCATGAAAGTTGCCGGCTGCACGGTGCATTTCGTCACCGAAGGGATGGACGAAGGCCCGATCCTGGCGCAGGCGGTGGTTCCGGTTTTACCCGGCGACACATCGGAAAGCCTCGCAACGCGGGTGCTGACCGTCGAGCACCGCACCTATCCGATGGCGCTTCGGCTGATGGCCGAGGGCAAGGTGCGCATGGAAGGCGGCCGCGCGGTGAGCCAGAGCGCCGCCGAAGCGAACGCCACGCTGATCTCACCGGCGGCCTGA